From the genome of Verrucomicrobiia bacterium:
AACGGGCCATCCGTCTTGATCAAATAGATCGGCTTTTCCGCCGCTTTAGTGCAACAAATTCTCGGGATTGGGAGCTTCTCCGGAGCGGGAAGGGTCAAAGCCCTGGATGATTTCCCGCAGCTCCTCGACCGACGTGCAGCGGTTCACCCGTTCGCGGAAACGGGCCGCGCCGGGCATGTCCTTGAAATACCAGCACGCCACGCGCCGCATCTGAAGGTGGGCCGAGCGCGGATTATGGGCAAGCTCCAGCTCCATGTGTTCGACGAGCGTCTGTTTTTTTTCTTCGAACGTGGGCGGCGGCGGAAGCGGACGCCCCTCAAGCGCGGCTTCCACTTCCCTGTAAATCCACGGATTACCGAGCGCGCCGCGGCCGATCATGATGCCGTCGACACCGGAGGTTTTTTTGAGATGCAAAGCGCTTGCGCCGTCGAACACGTCGCCGTTGCCGAAGACGGGGATCTTCACGGCGTCGCGCACGCGGCCCACGGCCTCGTAGTTGGCCTTGCCGGTATACTGCTGCGCGCGCGTCCTTCCGTGCACGGCAATGCCGTCGAGCCCTTCCTGCTCCGCGATCTTCGCGATTTCGCAGGCTTCTTTGCCCGTCTCATCCGAAAATCCGAGCCGCATCTTCACGGTGAG
Proteins encoded in this window:
- the dusB gene encoding tRNA dihydrouridine synthase DusB — encoded protein: MIRLKDLNLPSVVVQSPMANCTDLPFRLIARRRGMKLAYLEMVSAHALVNESRKTFELMKTLPEDRPVGCQLVGCDPEIMGRAARMVEDMGCYDLVDINLGCPVPKITGHGGGSALLKEPEKARLIFREMVKNLRHLPLTVKMRLGFSDETGKEACEIAKIAEQEGLDGIAVHGRTRAQQYTGKANYEAVGRVRDAVKIPVFGNGDVFDGASALHLKKTSGVDGIMIGRGALGNPWIYREVEAALEGRPLPPPPTFEEKKQTLVEHMELELAHNPRSAHLQMRRVACWYFKDMPGAARFRERVNRCTSVEELREIIQGFDPSRSGEAPNPENLLH